In the genome of Sphingomonas naphthae, one region contains:
- a CDS encoding nuclear transport factor 2 family protein yields the protein MTVTTDTIIEANKRIALEFLAASAIHDPAVVDRLMTEDSTYWVAGKPHLFPYAGVQTKTQIVAYMATPSIFPAGLKQTIGAVTAEADRVAVEVEVDGLTAAGRHYNNFYHYLFTFRGGRISGIKEYVDSYHAAEIFQGKA from the coding sequence GTGACCGTGACCACCGACACCATCATCGAAGCCAACAAGCGGATCGCGCTGGAATTTCTGGCGGCCAGCGCGATCCACGACCCGGCCGTCGTCGATCGGCTGATGACCGAGGATTCGACCTATTGGGTCGCCGGCAAGCCGCACCTGTTCCCCTACGCGGGCGTGCAGACGAAGACGCAGATCGTAGCCTATATGGCCACGCCGAGCATCTTCCCCGCCGGCCTGAAACAGACGATCGGCGCGGTCACCGCCGAGGCGGATCGTGTGGCCGTCGAGGTCGAGGTCGACGGGCTGACGGCGGCGGGCAGGCATTACAACAATTTCTACCATTATCTCTTCACGTTCCGCGGCGGGCGGATCAGCGGCATCAAGGAATATGTCGATTCCTACCACGCCGCCGAAATCTTCCAGGGCAAGGCATGA
- a CDS encoding TonB-dependent receptor, with translation MRGRGLSLASAAGVIGLIGAAPLPAQTTAPVTASPAEPDSGEILVTARKRQETLMDVPVVATAIGGEKLQNLQIQDMKSLATVVPGLSLGGSLLSVGVQASLRGVGTSALDPGVDQSVSLNIDGMALSQGLAFASGMFDVGQIEVLKGPQSLFYGKSSPGGVISLRTADPTDRFELIGRAGYEFEARERRIEAIVSGPLSETFKVRLAGTVGKQDGFYYNRAQGIAALGSVTPAKRHGSGTDYKLRATILWDPSEKFDARLKLNRVSDDFDHVAIVQNVLCPDGTGPFNGRQFIDSDCRLDRNAPLVDLDPAAFPGIVHNGVPYNTTKQTFGTAELNYHFTPQLTLTSATAYYLANSRNMVNAAATSAGAGLISATNRFQRRQFTEEVRLASDFSSPLNFTLGGYLERTRFYDDVIIGGNTRLGAPATIQKGIKTVHVEAESLFGQVLYKIVPELELAAGARWTSERRNINPFNTISGTPVFVALAVPKIKADNVAPEISLTYRPSSDLTLFASAKRGYKSGSFNVSTPPFTGENNSFGDEKVEGGEIGLKSRLANRRLMFNLAGYYYKYTGLQVGANVQSTAGVTVTRTLNAGKARNYGLEAEMTFRPEGIQGLDLNAALNWNNSKYTSLLNVPCYGGQLAVEGCNLLFSPTANAGLGGFTAQDRSGIPLLRAPRWSANFGFSYERPIGADWTLLFASNNQYQSRSLVDLAYIYYQKSYIKADATLTLKHRDRWEFALIGKNINNELTSGNCANSNRQGGQTGGIITGSTVRGAAGIDEVGCYMDRGRELWVRATLRY, from the coding sequence ATGCGTGGAAGGGGTCTTTCGCTTGCTTCGGCGGCAGGGGTGATCGGGCTGATCGGCGCGGCGCCGCTTCCGGCGCAGACCACCGCACCGGTGACGGCCTCGCCGGCCGAACCGGACAGCGGCGAAATCCTCGTTACCGCCCGCAAGCGGCAGGAAACGCTGATGGACGTGCCCGTGGTCGCGACGGCGATCGGCGGCGAAAAGCTCCAGAACCTCCAGATCCAGGACATGAAGAGCCTCGCCACGGTGGTGCCGGGCCTGTCGCTGGGCGGATCTTTGCTGTCGGTCGGCGTGCAGGCGTCGCTGCGCGGCGTGGGCACCTCGGCGCTGGATCCGGGCGTCGATCAGTCGGTGTCGCTCAATATCGACGGCATGGCGCTCAGCCAGGGCCTCGCCTTCGCCAGCGGCATGTTCGACGTGGGCCAGATCGAGGTGCTGAAGGGGCCGCAATCGCTGTTCTACGGCAAGAGCAGCCCCGGCGGCGTGATCTCGCTGCGCACCGCCGACCCGACCGACCGTTTCGAACTGATCGGTCGTGCCGGCTATGAATTCGAAGCGCGGGAGCGCCGCATCGAGGCCATCGTCTCCGGTCCGCTGAGCGAGACGTTCAAGGTTCGTTTGGCCGGCACGGTCGGCAAGCAGGACGGCTTTTATTACAACCGGGCGCAGGGCATCGCGGCGCTGGGATCGGTGACGCCGGCCAAGCGGCACGGATCGGGCACCGATTACAAACTGCGCGCTACGATCCTGTGGGATCCGTCCGAAAAGTTCGACGCGCGGCTCAAGCTCAATCGCGTGTCCGACGATTTCGATCATGTCGCGATCGTGCAGAACGTGCTCTGCCCCGATGGCACGGGCCCGTTCAACGGCCGGCAGTTCATCGATTCAGATTGTCGCCTCGATCGCAACGCGCCGCTGGTCGATCTCGATCCGGCGGCCTTCCCGGGCATCGTTCACAATGGCGTACCCTACAACACCACCAAGCAGACGTTCGGGACGGCCGAACTCAACTATCATTTCACGCCGCAGCTGACGTTGACCTCGGCGACGGCTTATTATCTCGCCAATTCGCGCAACATGGTGAATGCCGCCGCGACGAGCGCCGGCGCGGGCCTGATTTCGGCCACGAACCGCTTCCAGCGCCGCCAGTTCACCGAGGAGGTGCGGCTCGCCAGCGACTTCTCCTCGCCGCTGAACTTCACGCTGGGCGGCTATCTGGAGCGGACCCGCTTCTATGACGACGTGATAATCGGCGGCAACACCCGCCTGGGCGCGCCGGCGACGATCCAGAAGGGCATCAAGACCGTCCATGTCGAGGCGGAGTCCCTTTTCGGGCAGGTGCTCTACAAGATCGTGCCCGAACTGGAGCTGGCGGCCGGCGCACGCTGGACGAGCGAGCGGCGCAACATCAATCCGTTCAACACGATCAGCGGCACGCCGGTGTTCGTCGCGCTCGCGGTACCCAAGATCAAGGCGGACAATGTCGCGCCCGAAATCAGCCTCACCTACCGCCCGAGCAGCGACCTGACGCTCTTCGCCTCGGCCAAGCGCGGCTACAAATCGGGATCGTTCAACGTCTCGACCCCGCCCTTCACCGGCGAGAACAATTCGTTCGGCGACGAGAAGGTGGAGGGTGGCGAGATCGGCCTGAAGAGCCGGCTGGCCAACCGCCGGCTGATGTTCAACCTGGCCGGCTATTACTATAAATATACCGGGCTTCAGGTGGGCGCCAACGTGCAGTCGACCGCCGGCGTCACCGTCACCCGTACGCTCAACGCCGGCAAGGCGCGCAATTACGGGCTCGAGGCGGAGATGACCTTCCGGCCGGAGGGCATCCAGGGGCTCGATCTGAACGCCGCGCTCAACTGGAACAACAGCAAATATACCAGCCTGCTGAACGTGCCCTGCTATGGCGGCCAGCTCGCGGTGGAAGGGTGCAACCTGCTGTTCAGCCCGACCGCCAATGCCGGGCTCGGCGGCTTCACCGCGCAGGATCGCTCGGGCATCCCGCTGCTGCGCGCGCCGCGCTGGTCGGCCAATTTCGGCTTCAGCTACGAGCGGCCGATCGGCGCGGACTGGACCCTGCTGTTCGCCAGCAACAACCAGTATCAGAGCCGTTCGCTCGTCGATCTGGCGTACATCTATTACCAGAAATCCTACATCAAGGCGGATGCCACGCTGACCCTGAAGCATCGCGACCGCTGGGAATTCGCGCTGATCGGCAAGAATATCAACAACGAGCTGACCAGCGGCAATTGCGCCAATTCCAACCGACAGGGCGGGCAGACTGGCGGCATCATCACCGGTTCGACGGTGCGGGGCGCGGCCGGCATCGACGAGGTCGGCTGCTACATGGATCGCGGCCGCGAACTCTGGGTGCGGGCGACGCTGCGCTATTGA